A window of Streptomyces sp. SAI-127 contains these coding sequences:
- a CDS encoding C40 family peptidase translates to MGSHRRLVQTSGFNRGAGAALCVLSAAAAALGAVPAVAAPSDDTRAEVDRLYEEAEHATEAYNKADERADSLREEVGTAQDGIARQQERINSMREALGSLAGAQYRSGGLDPSLALLFSDDPDEYLDKAAVLDRISAHQAGELKDLQEAMRELAQERSEAAQKLVELEKSRKAVASHKRTVERKLARARELLNSLPSDERAAYDRASRSGRSEMPDLSGAVAPSGRAAAAVSAAQSAIGMPYVWGANGPTGFDCSGLTQWAYAQAGVSLPRTSQAQRYAGHQVPLSQARPGDLVTYRGDASHVGMYVGNGQVVHAPYPGAPVRYDPVGMMPGATVTRP, encoded by the coding sequence GTGGGGTCCCATCGCCGCCTTGTCCAGACGTCCGGGTTCAACCGGGGCGCCGGTGCCGCCCTGTGCGTGCTGTCCGCGGCGGCCGCCGCGCTCGGCGCCGTACCGGCCGTCGCCGCCCCGTCCGACGACACCCGGGCCGAGGTGGACCGTCTCTACGAGGAGGCCGAGCACGCCACCGAGGCCTACAACAAGGCCGACGAGCGCGCCGACTCGCTGCGCGAGGAGGTCGGAACCGCGCAGGACGGGATCGCGCGGCAGCAGGAGCGCATCAACTCCATGCGGGAGGCGCTCGGTTCGCTGGCCGGCGCCCAGTACCGCTCCGGCGGCCTCGACCCGTCCCTCGCGCTGCTGTTCTCCGACGACCCGGACGAGTACCTCGACAAGGCCGCCGTCCTCGACCGGATCAGCGCCCACCAGGCGGGTGAGCTCAAGGACCTCCAGGAGGCCATGCGCGAACTCGCCCAGGAGCGCAGCGAAGCGGCACAGAAGCTCGTCGAACTGGAGAAGAGCCGCAAGGCCGTCGCCTCCCACAAGCGGACCGTCGAGAGGAAGCTCGCCAGGGCGCGCGAGCTGCTCAACTCCCTGCCGTCCGACGAACGCGCCGCCTACGACCGGGCCTCCCGCTCCGGCCGCTCGGAGATGCCCGACCTCTCGGGTGCGGTGGCGCCCTCGGGCCGGGCGGCCGCCGCCGTGTCCGCCGCGCAGTCCGCGATCGGCATGCCGTACGTGTGGGGCGCCAACGGCCCCACCGGCTTCGACTGTTCGGGCCTGACGCAGTGGGCCTACGCCCAGGCCGGCGTCTCCCTGCCCCGCACCTCCCAGGCCCAGCGCTACGCCGGCCACCAGGTCCCGCTCTCCCAGGCGCGGCCCGGCGACCTGGTCACCTACCGGGGTGACGCCAGTCACGTCGGTATGTACGTCGGCAACGGTCAGGTCGTCCACGCCCCTTACCCCGGCGCCCCGGTGCGCTACGACCCGGTGGGCATGATGCCGGGCGCGACGGTCACACGCCCCTGA
- the trpD gene encoding anthranilate phosphoribosyltransferase encodes MSAVTPAGGNTAAGRSWPALLNGLLEGRDLSADDTAWAMDLIMRGEATDAQIAGFAVALRAKGETVQEITGLVRTMYEHANVIEVPGRTVDIVGTGGDGAKTVNISTMSAIVIAGTGAKVVKHGNRAASSASGASDVLEKLGVNLELTPKRVAEVAEEAGITFCFAIKFHPALRHVAAARGQLGIRTTFNALGPLTNPAKVKAQAVGVADPRLAPLIAGVLAERGNSSLVFRGDDGFDELTTTSTSRVWVVRDGKVTEQSFDPRDVGIELVPVEALRGADPSYNAEVARRLLDGEKGPVRDAVLLNSAAALVALDPGPGTLAEQIRAAMTKAAESIDSGSARRTLDRWVAASHA; translated from the coding sequence ATGAGCGCTGTGACCCCCGCTGGAGGCAACACCGCGGCGGGCCGTTCCTGGCCCGCTCTGCTCAACGGCCTGCTGGAAGGCCGTGACCTCTCCGCCGACGACACCGCGTGGGCGATGGACCTGATCATGCGCGGCGAGGCCACCGACGCGCAGATCGCCGGGTTCGCGGTGGCGTTGCGCGCCAAGGGCGAGACCGTCCAGGAGATCACCGGGCTCGTCCGGACGATGTACGAGCACGCGAACGTCATCGAGGTGCCGGGCCGGACCGTCGACATCGTGGGCACGGGCGGCGACGGGGCCAAGACGGTGAACATCTCCACGATGTCGGCGATCGTCATCGCCGGCACCGGCGCGAAGGTCGTCAAGCACGGCAACCGGGCCGCCTCCTCCGCGTCCGGCGCCTCGGACGTCCTGGAGAAGCTCGGCGTCAATCTGGAGCTGACGCCGAAGCGGGTGGCCGAGGTGGCCGAGGAGGCCGGGATCACCTTCTGCTTCGCGATCAAGTTCCATCCGGCGCTGCGTCATGTGGCCGCCGCACGAGGGCAGTTGGGGATCCGGACCACCTTCAACGCGCTCGGTCCGCTGACCAACCCGGCCAAGGTGAAGGCGCAGGCCGTGGGCGTCGCCGACCCCCGCCTGGCGCCGCTCATCGCCGGCGTCCTGGCCGAGCGGGGCAACTCCTCCCTCGTCTTCCGCGGCGACGACGGCTTCGACGAGCTGACCACGACGTCCACCTCCCGGGTGTGGGTCGTGCGCGACGGCAAGGTCACCGAGCAGAGCTTCGACCCGCGGGACGTGGGCATCGAGCTGGTCCCGGTGGAGGCACTGCGGGGCGCGGACCCGTCGTACAACGCGGAGGTCGCGCGGCGGCTGCTGGACGGCGAGAAGGGCCCGGTCCGGGACGCCGTACTGCTGAACTCGGCGGCGGCGCTGGTGGCGCTGGACCCGGGTCCGGGGACGCTGGCCGAGCAGATCCGCGCCGCCATGACGAAGGCCGCCGAGTCGATCGACTCCGGGTCCGCCCGGCGCACACTGGATCGCTGGGTGGCCGCGAGCCACGCGTGA
- a CDS encoding C40 family peptidase, with protein MASHRRPKQPSRTRVTVLTTAAAAAVALSANAANAAPSEKPSKDEVKAKVDALYEQAEQATEKLNGAKEKQEKLQKEISTIQDNVARGQDDLNELRDSIGLAAAAQYRSGTIDSSLQLFLSSNPEDYLDKASTADQLSSQQVEALKKIQEKQRELAQDRAEASEKLKDLSSTRTELAKQKKAVQGKLAEAQKLLNTLTAAEKAALAAADARASRSATERVDLGDAPASSARAQAAFNAAQTQLGKPYVYGATGTASYDCSGLTSWAYAQAGITIPRTSQAQANAGTRIYSMSDLKVGDLVIFYGDLHHVALYAGNGQVIHAPRTGTVVRYESINNMPFQFGVRI; from the coding sequence GTGGCGTCCCACCGTCGACCCAAGCAGCCGAGCCGTACGCGCGTGACCGTGCTCACGACCGCAGCCGCTGCCGCCGTGGCCCTCAGTGCCAATGCCGCCAATGCCGCGCCGAGCGAGAAGCCGAGCAAGGACGAGGTCAAGGCGAAGGTCGACGCCCTCTACGAGCAGGCCGAGCAGGCCACCGAGAAGCTCAACGGCGCCAAGGAGAAGCAGGAGAAGCTCCAGAAGGAGATCTCCACCATCCAGGACAACGTGGCCCGCGGCCAGGACGACCTGAACGAACTGCGGGACTCCATAGGCCTCGCGGCCGCCGCGCAGTACCGCAGCGGCACCATCGACTCCTCGCTCCAGCTCTTCCTGTCCTCCAACCCGGAGGACTACCTGGACAAGGCGTCCACCGCGGACCAGCTCAGCTCCCAGCAGGTCGAGGCGCTGAAGAAGATCCAGGAGAAGCAGCGCGAGCTGGCCCAGGACCGCGCCGAGGCCTCCGAGAAGCTCAAGGACCTCTCGAGCACCCGCACCGAACTGGCCAAGCAGAAGAAGGCCGTTCAGGGCAAGCTCGCCGAGGCGCAGAAGCTCCTCAACACGCTGACGGCCGCCGAGAAGGCCGCCCTCGCCGCCGCCGACGCCCGTGCCAGCCGCTCCGCGACCGAGCGCGTGGACCTCGGGGACGCCCCCGCCTCCTCCGCCCGGGCCCAGGCGGCCTTCAACGCCGCCCAGACCCAGCTCGGCAAGCCGTACGTCTACGGCGCCACCGGCACCGCCTCCTACGACTGCTCGGGCCTGACCTCCTGGGCCTACGCCCAGGCCGGCATCACCATCCCGCGCACCTCCCAGGCCCAGGCCAATGCCGGCACGCGCATCTACAGCATGAGCGACCTCAAGGTCGGCGACCTGGTCATCTTCTACGGCGACCTGCACCACGTCGCCCTGTACGCGGGCAACGGCCAGGTCATCCACGCTCCGCGCACCGGGACGGTCGTGCGCTACGAGTCGATCAACAACATGCCGTTCCAGTTCGGCGTGCGGATCTGA
- a CDS encoding Lrp/AsnC ligand binding domain-containing protein yields MITAIVLIKTSVDRIPEIAERIAALESVSEVFSVTGTYDLIAMVRVKQHEDLAEVIPGSISKIPGVEGTDTHVAFRTYSQHDLEAAFAIGLDG; encoded by the coding sequence GTGATCACCGCGATCGTCCTCATCAAGACCAGCGTGGACCGGATCCCCGAGATCGCGGAGCGGATCGCCGCGCTGGAGTCCGTGAGCGAGGTCTTCTCCGTCACGGGCACCTACGACCTGATCGCCATGGTCCGGGTCAAGCAGCACGAGGACCTCGCCGAGGTCATCCCCGGCAGCATCAGCAAGATCCCGGGCGTGGAGGGAACGGACACGCACGTGGCGTTCCGGACCTACTCCCAGCACGACCTGGAGGCCGCGTTCGCGATCGGCCTCGACGGCTAG
- a CDS encoding rhomboid family intramembrane serine protease has product MISNWRVTVGGASRSLWGPAPVTYGLIALCSLIFLVGPASGLDPAYGSGDAALAAQRAYFHRWGVVPAELFADAPGAALTPATALFVHGSWVHLLGNMLFLYVFGVMTEERMGRVQFLLFYVGCGYLALLGYAAANADSEQSLVGASGAISAVLGAFLFLFPGARVTSLLPFLFFLPLRFPAWVVLPFWAALQWLAAGRASDGPGVAYLAHLVGFGLGLVFAWVRFGRGTRVKAAPAPSPEGENQP; this is encoded by the coding sequence GTGATCAGTAACTGGAGGGTGACCGTCGGTGGAGCGAGCAGGTCGCTGTGGGGGCCGGCTCCGGTCACCTACGGTCTGATCGCCCTGTGCTCTCTGATCTTCCTGGTCGGCCCCGCCTCGGGTCTCGATCCGGCGTACGGCTCCGGGGACGCGGCCCTGGCCGCCCAGCGGGCCTACTTCCACCGCTGGGGCGTGGTCCCCGCCGAGCTCTTCGCGGACGCCCCCGGTGCCGCCCTCACGCCGGCCACCGCGCTGTTCGTGCACGGCAGCTGGGTGCACCTGCTGGGCAACATGCTCTTCCTCTACGTCTTCGGGGTGATGACCGAGGAGCGGATGGGCCGGGTGCAGTTCCTCCTCTTCTACGTCGGCTGCGGCTACCTCGCCCTGCTGGGCTACGCGGCCGCCAACGCCGACTCCGAGCAGTCCCTGGTCGGTGCCTCCGGGGCGATCTCGGCGGTCCTCGGCGCGTTCCTGTTCCTGTTCCCCGGGGCCCGGGTGACCAGTCTTCTGCCGTTCCTCTTCTTCCTCCCGCTGCGTTTCCCGGCCTGGGTCGTCCTTCCCTTCTGGGCGGCCCTGCAGTGGCTGGCGGCGGGCCGCGCCTCCGACGGCCCGGGGGTGGCCTATCTGGCCCACCTGGTGGGCTTCGGCCTGGGCCTGGTCTTCGCGTGGGTGCGTTTCGGCCGTGGCACTAGAGTGAAGGCCGCCCCAGCTCCGTCCCCCGAGGGAGAGAACCAGCCGTGA
- a CDS encoding serine/threonine-protein kinase, whose amino-acid sequence MQELRETDPRTIGPYEVLGRLGSGGMGEVYLAEARGGLRLAVKVVRAEHAEDRTFRARFRHEVRAAQTVGGAGTYTARVVDADTEAARPWMATEFVAGPNLRDAVLDRGPLPADAVRLLAAALAEALAAIHAKGLVHRDLKPSNILLSPDGPRVIDFGIVRALEGTALTRTGVVVGSVGYLSPEQIRNGAQVVPASDVFSLGAVLAYASGGKEPFGEGQDSVVLLRILTGDVDLSAVPEEQLPLVEACLRDDPGARPTPAELVAAAGHTAGSLREGLRAGWYGPGAAKEPEAAQSDARWVPAHDSGERESRVEYVAPVTVTDVPAVTHGSPTPAPPSRRRLLRAAVGGAGVVAAGGVGGWLWLRDSSDGSATGGMAAGAAGAGSVTGKPATGWQYKVQGLGGRRGPCAALSPDGTRVYVGGADGSLHALDLDGRTLWHTALGAEAMSPLATAQGVYCLLEDDQEGASKLCALGRGGKVRWTRAFAANSQFLVTAGQLILVSYGDGSDAGGVRAYAPDGSVRWSTPTGPAPTSEPMVADGVVYVGTFGDRVQALDAKTGKRLWETAAGLDTGRPALVGDTLVVGSGGEQMLHGIGRKGKPLWDSTNDKVYGSRYFTCVPFGGLGVTASDYELVALDPADGSTAWSFHFTDEGSQYSNPTVFGDTVYVRHGSTLYGVNRKGKQTWQKRVEGGASVGNQSPVVRSGRVYVATADGITVLALDS is encoded by the coding sequence GTGCAGGAGCTGCGCGAGACGGACCCGCGGACCATCGGGCCCTACGAGGTCCTGGGCAGACTCGGGTCCGGCGGCATGGGCGAGGTGTATCTCGCCGAGGCGCGGGGCGGGCTGCGGCTGGCCGTGAAGGTCGTACGGGCCGAGCACGCCGAGGACCGCACCTTCCGCGCCCGGTTCCGGCACGAGGTGCGGGCCGCGCAGACCGTCGGCGGGGCGGGCACGTACACCGCACGGGTCGTGGACGCGGACACCGAGGCCGCGCGGCCGTGGATGGCGACCGAGTTCGTGGCGGGGCCCAACCTGCGGGACGCGGTGCTCGACCGGGGGCCGTTGCCCGCGGACGCGGTACGGCTGCTGGCGGCCGCGCTCGCCGAGGCGCTCGCCGCGATCCACGCCAAGGGGCTGGTGCACCGGGACCTCAAGCCCTCCAACATCCTGCTCTCGCCGGACGGGCCCAGGGTCATCGACTTCGGGATCGTCAGGGCTCTGGAGGGCACGGCACTGACCCGGACCGGCGTGGTCGTCGGGTCGGTCGGCTATCTCTCTCCCGAGCAGATCCGCAACGGCGCCCAGGTGGTGCCGGCCAGTGACGTCTTCTCCCTGGGCGCGGTCCTCGCGTACGCGTCCGGCGGCAAGGAACCGTTCGGCGAGGGGCAGGATTCGGTCGTTCTGCTGCGGATCCTGACCGGGGACGTCGACCTGTCCGCCGTACCGGAGGAACAGCTGCCACTGGTGGAGGCGTGTCTGCGGGACGACCCCGGCGCGCGGCCGACGCCCGCGGAACTGGTCGCGGCCGCGGGGCACACCGCGGGATCGCTCCGCGAGGGACTGCGGGCGGGGTGGTACGGCCCCGGTGCCGCGAAGGAGCCCGAGGCCGCGCAGAGCGATGCGCGCTGGGTTCCCGCTCACGACTCGGGGGAGCGGGAGAGCCGGGTCGAGTACGTGGCGCCCGTGACCGTCACGGACGTCCCCGCCGTCACCCATGGCTCACCGACGCCCGCTCCGCCGTCCCGGCGCCGGCTGCTGCGGGCCGCGGTGGGAGGTGCCGGGGTCGTGGCGGCCGGCGGTGTGGGCGGGTGGCTGTGGCTGCGGGATTCCTCGGACGGATCCGCGACGGGCGGGATGGCCGCCGGGGCGGCCGGTGCGGGGTCCGTGACGGGTAAGCCCGCGACGGGCTGGCAGTACAAGGTCCAGGGGCTCGGCGGGCGGCGCGGCCCCTGCGCCGCCCTCTCGCCCGACGGCACGCGGGTGTACGTCGGCGGCGCGGACGGCTCGCTGCACGCCCTGGACCTGGACGGGCGGACCCTCTGGCACACCGCACTGGGCGCCGAGGCCATGTCCCCGCTCGCCACCGCGCAGGGCGTGTACTGCCTGCTGGAGGACGACCAGGAGGGCGCCTCCAAGCTGTGCGCGCTCGGCCGGGGCGGCAAGGTCCGCTGGACCAGGGCGTTCGCCGCGAACAGCCAGTTCCTGGTCACCGCGGGGCAACTGATCCTGGTGTCCTACGGCGACGGCTCGGACGCGGGCGGGGTGCGGGCCTACGCCCCCGACGGCAGCGTGCGCTGGTCCACGCCCACCGGCCCCGCGCCCACCAGTGAGCCCATGGTGGCGGACGGGGTGGTCTACGTCGGCACCTTCGGGGACCGGGTGCAGGCGCTGGACGCGAAGACCGGCAAGCGGCTCTGGGAGACGGCGGCCGGCCTCGACACCGGGCGGCCCGCGCTGGTCGGCGACACGCTGGTGGTCGGATCGGGCGGCGAGCAGATGCTGCACGGCATCGGCCGCAAGGGCAAGCCGCTGTGGGACTCGACCAACGACAAGGTGTACGGCAGCCGCTACTTCACCTGCGTGCCCTTCGGCGGCCTGGGCGTCACCGCCTCCGACTACGAACTCGTCGCCCTGGACCCCGCCGACGGGTCGACGGCGTGGTCCTTCCATTTCACCGACGAGGGAAGCCAGTACAGCAACCCGACGGTCTTCGGCGACACCGTCTACGTACGCCACGGCTCGACGCTCTACGGCGTCAACCGCAAGGGCAAGCAGACCTGGCAGAAGCGCGTCGAGGGCGGTGCCTCCGTCGGCAACCAGTCGCCGGTCGTCCGAAGCGGCCGCGTGTACGTCGCGACCGCCGACGGCATCACCGTGCTCGCGCTCGACTCCTAG
- a CDS encoding cytochrome bc complex cytochrome b subunit — translation MSTNESTAANGARRDKAPAGERVADWADGRLGIYSLAKANMRKIFPDHWSFMLGEICLYSFIIIILTGVYLTLFFHPSMNEVEYHGSYVPLQGQLMSEAFNSTMHISFDVRGGLLIRQIHHWAALIFLAGMFVHMMRVFFTGAFRKPREVNWLFGFLLFVLGMFTGFTGYSLPDDLLSGTGVRFMEGAILSVPIVGTYLSFFLFGGEFPGGDFVARFYSIHVLLLPGIMLGLVVGHLILVFYHKHTQFAGPGKTNNNVVGMPLLPVYMAKAGGFFFLVFGVIAAISAIASINPIWSMGPYRPDQVSTGAQPDWYMGFSEGLIRVMPGWEINFWGHTLVLGVFIPLVIFPLVLVAIAVYPFIESWVTGDKREHHILDRPRNAPTRTAFGVAWITWYMVLLIGGGNDLWATHFHLSINAITWFVRVAFFVAPVLAFIATKRICLGLQRRDKDKVLHGRESGIIKRLPHGEFIEVHEPLSQEQLHTLTAHEQYEPAAIGATVDENGVERKVKGSEKLRAKLSEAYYGEEAQIPKPTVEEYKEITSGHGHH, via the coding sequence ATGAGCACAAACGAGAGCACCGCGGCCAACGGGGCGCGGCGCGACAAGGCACCGGCGGGCGAGCGCGTCGCCGACTGGGCCGACGGCCGCCTGGGGATCTACTCCCTGGCCAAGGCCAACATGCGCAAGATCTTCCCCGACCACTGGTCGTTCATGTTGGGCGAGATCTGCCTCTACAGCTTCATCATCATCATCCTCACGGGTGTGTATCTGACGCTGTTCTTCCACCCGTCGATGAACGAGGTGGAGTACCACGGCAGCTACGTCCCGCTGCAGGGCCAGCTGATGTCCGAGGCGTTCAACTCGACCATGCACATCTCCTTCGATGTGCGCGGTGGTCTGCTGATCCGGCAGATCCACCACTGGGCGGCGCTGATCTTCCTCGCCGGCATGTTCGTGCACATGATGCGCGTGTTCTTCACGGGCGCGTTCCGCAAGCCGCGTGAGGTCAACTGGCTGTTCGGCTTCCTGCTGTTCGTCCTGGGCATGTTCACCGGCTTCACCGGCTACTCGCTCCCGGACGACCTGCTGTCCGGCACCGGTGTCCGCTTCATGGAGGGCGCGATCCTGTCCGTGCCGATCGTCGGCACGTACCTGTCGTTCTTCCTCTTCGGCGGCGAGTTCCCGGGCGGCGACTTCGTGGCCCGCTTCTACTCGATCCACGTACTGCTGCTGCCGGGCATCATGCTCGGCCTGGTCGTCGGCCACCTGATCCTGGTCTTCTACCACAAGCACACGCAGTTCGCGGGCCCCGGAAAGACGAACAACAACGTCGTCGGCATGCCGCTGCTGCCGGTCTACATGGCCAAGGCCGGAGGCTTCTTCTTCCTGGTCTTCGGTGTCATCGCGGCCATCTCGGCGATCGCCTCGATCAACCCGATCTGGTCGATGGGCCCCTACCGTCCCGACCAGGTGTCCACGGGCGCCCAGCCGGACTGGTACATGGGCTTCTCCGAGGGCCTGATCCGTGTCATGCCGGGCTGGGAGATCAACTTCTGGGGCCACACGCTCGTCCTGGGTGTGTTCATCCCGCTGGTGATCTTCCCGCTGGTCCTGGTCGCGATCGCGGTCTACCCGTTCATCGAGTCCTGGGTCACCGGCGACAAGCGCGAGCACCACATCCTGGACCGCCCGCGCAACGCGCCGACGCGCACCGCCTTCGGCGTCGCGTGGATCACCTGGTACATGGTGCTGCTGATCGGTGGTGGAAACGACCTCTGGGCCACCCACTTCCACCTGTCGATCAACGCCATCACCTGGTTCGTCCGGGTCGCGTTCTTCGTCGCCCCGGTCCTCGCGTTCATCGCCACCAAGCGGATCTGCCTCGGCCTCCAGCGCCGCGACAAGGACAAGGTGCTGCACGGCCGCGAGTCCGGCATCATCAAGCGCCTGCCGCACGGTGAGTTCATCGAGGTGCACGAGCCGCTCAGCCAGGAGCAGCTGCACACGCTCACGGCGCACGAGCAGTACGAGCCGGCCGCGATCGGTGCCACGGTCGACGAGAACGGCGTCGAGCGCAAGGTGAAGGGCTCTGAGAAGCTGCGCGCCAAGCTGAGCGAGGCGTACTACGGCGAAGAGGCCCAGATCCCCAAGCCCACCGTCGAGGAGTACAAGGAGATCACGAGCGGCCACGGCCACCACTGA
- a CDS encoding aminotransferase class V-fold PLP-dependent enzyme, producing MSVSTAAPARTICDQLPVLGRDVTVPLVTGGEVTYAALDYAASAPALQRVWDDVAAYAPYYGSVHRGAGYLSQLSTDLFENARRTVTEFLDCRDDDQLVFTRSTTDSLNLLAAALPADCQVFVFETEHHASLLPWKDARVTYLDAPRTPGQAVETLEKALADRDPRGPALVCVTGASNVTGELWPVRELTAAAHAHGARIVLDAAQLAPHHPLSVRDLDVDWVAFSGHKLYAPFGSGVLAGRADWLRAADPYLAGGGASRKVTRREDGGVDVEWHESAARHEAGSPNVIGAYSIASACRALTEAGFDTLVAREQHLIEKVRAGLAEVPEVRVLSLFGDDAPRVGVISFVVEGWNSSHFAAALSAEYGIGVRDGLFCAHPLVRTLLGSDPQSQGECGAPEAAPGEKSLNAIRVSFGAGTPDEHVERFVRAVKELVADGAKWTYRTEEGRCVPAV from the coding sequence ATGTCTGTCTCCACCGCTGCCCCCGCCCGGACCATTTGTGACCAGCTGCCTGTTCTGGGGCGAGATGTCACCGTCCCGCTCGTCACCGGCGGCGAGGTCACCTACGCGGCCCTCGACTACGCGGCCAGCGCCCCCGCCCTGCAGCGGGTCTGGGACGACGTGGCGGCCTACGCGCCCTACTACGGCAGCGTGCACCGCGGTGCCGGCTACCTCTCGCAGCTGTCGACCGACCTGTTCGAGAACGCCCGCAGGACCGTCACCGAGTTCCTCGACTGCCGGGACGACGACCAGCTGGTCTTCACCCGGTCGACCACCGACTCGCTCAACCTCCTCGCCGCCGCCCTCCCCGCCGACTGCCAGGTCTTCGTCTTCGAGACCGAGCACCACGCCTCGCTGCTGCCGTGGAAGGACGCCCGGGTCACCTACCTCGACGCCCCGCGCACCCCGGGGCAGGCCGTCGAGACCCTGGAGAAGGCCCTCGCCGACCGCGACCCCCGGGGCCCGGCCCTGGTCTGCGTGACCGGCGCCTCCAACGTCACGGGCGAGCTGTGGCCGGTCCGCGAGCTGACGGCGGCCGCCCACGCGCACGGCGCCCGGATCGTCCTGGACGCGGCCCAGCTGGCCCCGCACCACCCGTTGAGCGTCCGTGACCTCGACGTCGACTGGGTCGCCTTCTCCGGCCACAAGCTCTACGCCCCCTTCGGCTCGGGCGTCCTGGCCGGCCGCGCCGACTGGCTCCGGGCCGCCGACCCCTACCTCGCGGGCGGCGGCGCCAGCCGCAAGGTCACGCGGCGCGAGGACGGGGGAGTGGACGTGGAGTGGCACGAGAGCGCCGCCCGCCACGAGGCCGGCTCGCCGAACGTCATCGGCGCCTACTCCATCGCCTCCGCCTGCCGGGCCCTCACCGAGGCCGGCTTCGACACCCTGGTCGCCCGCGAGCAGCACCTGATCGAGAAGGTGAGGGCGGGTCTCGCCGAGGTCCCCGAGGTCCGCGTCCTGTCCCTCTTCGGCGACGACGCCCCCCGCGTCGGCGTGATCTCCTTCGTCGTCGAGGGCTGGAACAGCTCCCACTTCGCCGCCGCCCTCTCCGCCGAGTACGGCATCGGCGTCCGCGACGGCCTCTTCTGCGCCCACCCCCTCGTCCGCACCCTCCTCGGCAGCGACCCGCAGTCCCAGGGCGAGTGCGGCGCCCCCGAGGCCGCGCCCGGCGAGAAGTCCCTGAACGCGATCCGGGTGAGCTTCGGCGCGGGCACACCGGACGAGCACGTGGAGCGGTTCGTGCGGGCCGTGAAGGAACTGGTCGCGGACGGCGCGAAGTGGACGTACCGCACCGAGGAAGGCCGCTGCGTCCCGGCCGTCTGA
- a CDS encoding NYN domain-containing protein encodes MVETQGGEPGDGAAEVLDRPLPDGVRRRVVHIVSEGFGGLTVGELPAQLRQYARFAPNRRAKFAGNAMAAALETDPLFRQRIGEKFREAQPELAGALDSGAPPPAADPLDVAAAAYVLRPTGWVKLVTAAGEEALRADAERADEENRAELERLREELAAARDQTRSETERLRTELESAKKEAESLHRKLRAALSDVKRGEAALRKLQAEMETVRTEGQTQVSAAESESRRLKARLGESEAALEATRRAAREGRSVEDMRVRLLLDTVLDAAQGLRRELALPPVSVRPAETVDAVEPGRMTPKDIAARALSENDPAILDQLLALPQAHLVVDGYNVTKTGYPQMPLEKQRLRLLGQLSQLAAQTGAEVTCVFDGAELAAPVLLAPPRGVRVLFSKAGITADELIRQLVRAEPPGRPVIVASTDREVADGIAKAGARPVASAVLLKRLS; translated from the coding sequence ATGGTGGAGACACAAGGCGGGGAGCCGGGCGACGGCGCCGCCGAGGTGCTCGACCGTCCGCTGCCCGACGGTGTGCGGCGCAGGGTCGTGCACATCGTCTCGGAGGGCTTCGGCGGGCTGACCGTCGGCGAACTGCCCGCACAGCTCAGGCAGTACGCGCGCTTCGCGCCGAACCGGCGGGCCAAGTTCGCGGGCAACGCCATGGCGGCCGCGCTGGAGACCGATCCGCTGTTCCGCCAGCGGATCGGGGAGAAGTTCAGAGAGGCCCAGCCGGAGCTGGCCGGGGCGCTCGACTCCGGTGCGCCGCCCCCGGCCGCGGATCCGCTCGATGTGGCGGCCGCGGCCTATGTTCTGCGGCCGACCGGATGGGTCAAGCTGGTCACCGCGGCCGGCGAGGAGGCTCTGCGGGCGGACGCCGAGCGCGCCGACGAGGAGAACCGCGCCGAGCTGGAGCGGCTGCGCGAGGAGCTCGCGGCCGCCCGTGACCAGACGCGCTCCGAGACCGAGCGGCTGCGCACCGAGCTGGAGTCCGCCAAGAAGGAAGCCGAATCGCTGCACCGCAAACTGCGCGCGGCACTCAGTGACGTCAAGCGCGGTGAGGCGGCCCTGCGCAAGCTGCAGGCCGAGATGGAGACCGTACGCACCGAGGGGCAGACCCAGGTGTCCGCCGCCGAGAGCGAGTCCCGGCGCCTGAAGGCTCGCCTCGGGGAGTCGGAGGCCGCTCTGGAGGCCACGCGCAGAGCGGCGCGGGAGGGGCGCAGTGTCGAGGACATGCGCGTGCGTCTGCTTCTGGACACCGTTCTGGACGCGGCCCAGGGGCTGCGGCGGGAGCTGGCGTTGCCGCCGGTCTCCGTGCGGCCCGCCGAGACGGTGGACGCGGTCGAACCGGGACGAATGACCCCGAAGGACATCGCCGCGCGGGCGCTGTCCGAGAACGACCCCGCCATCCTGGACCAGCTGCTGGCCCTGCCCCAGGCGCACTTGGTGGTCGACGGCTACAACGTCACCAAGACCGGCTATCCCCAGATGCCGCTGGAGAAGCAGCGCCTGAGGCTCCTCGGGCAGCTCTCCCAGCTCGCCGCGCAGACGGGGGCAGAGGTGACCTGTGTCTTCGACGGGGCGGAGCTGGCCGCGCCCGTGCTGCTCGCGCCGCCGCGCGGGGTGCGGGTGCTGTTCTCCAAGGCGGGCATCACCGCCGACGAGTTGATCCGCCAGCTGGTCCGCGCCGAGCCGCCCGGGCGGCCGGTGATCGTCGCCTCGACCGACCGTGAGGTCGCCGACGGCATCGCCAAGGCGGGGGCGCGGCCGGTGGCTTCCGCGGTGCTTCTGAAGCGGCTGTCCTAA